CTCGCCTCGATGCCCTGCTCGGCGCCGGACACTTCGAACCACTGCACCTCGTCGACCACCTGCAGCGCCGCCGCCCGGTCGAACTCCGCGGGCCGTTCGAGGCCGCACCGCAGCACGACCTCCCCGCCCTCGTCCGACTGCCATGCAGCCGCCCCCACCGGGGCGGGATCGGCCAGCTCCGCGCGGCGGTAGTCCCCGAGATCCTCCGGCAGCGCCGCGAGCAGATCCGCACACGACGCCGACTCGGCGTCCGGCGCCGGGACGGGGCCGAGACCCACCGGGGCGTTCACGGGGGTGTTGGACACCATGACCGCCGCGACCACCACGCCGACCAGCAACGCGACCGGCAGGGCGATCGCCGTCGCGATCAGCGCGGGACTGCGCCGCGGGTCGCCGGGCTCGGGCCGGGCGGCCGTCTCTGCGGCGCAGTCCGGTTCCGGGGAGTCGGGGTCGGGGATCGGGGTGTCGTTCATGTCGTCCAGCGTCCGGGATCGGGATGGGGGAGCGGTAGCGTGATCGAGTGCCGCCGCCGGTGTGATCGCACCCCGGCAACGGCGTCATCGAACCTAGCAGGGCCCGCACCGGGGGCCTTCCGCC
This region of Rhodococcus sp. Z13 genomic DNA includes:
- a CDS encoding DUF3515 domain-containing protein, which gives rise to MNDTPIPDPDSPEPDCAAETAARPEPGDPRRSPALIATAIALPVALLVGVVVAAVMVSNTPVNAPVGLGPVPAPDAESASCADLLAALPEDLGDYRRAELADPAPVGAAAWQSDEGGEVVLRCGLERPAEFDRAAALQVVDEVQWFEVSGAEQGIEASTWFAVDRPVYVALTVPNGSGPTPLQDVSAAISSVLPQQDLDPAPIGGN